A single genomic interval of Symphalangus syndactylus isolate Jambi chromosome 18, NHGRI_mSymSyn1-v2.1_pri, whole genome shotgun sequence harbors:
- the MSGN1 gene encoding mesogenin-1, giving the protein MDNLRETFLSLEDGLGSSDSPGLLSSWDWKDRAGPFELNQVSPSQSLSPAPSLESYSSSPCPAVAGLPCEHGGASSGGSNGCSVGGASGLVEVDYNMLAFQPTYLQGSGGPKAQKGTKVRMSVQRRRKASEREKLRMRTLADALHTLRNYLPPVYSQRGQPLTKIQTLKYTIKYIGELTDLLNRGREPRAQSA; this is encoded by the coding sequence ATGGACAACCTGCGCGAGACTTTCCTCAGCCTCGAGGATGGCTTGGGCTCCTCTGACAGCCCTGGCCTGCTGTCTTCCTGGGACTGGAAGGACAGGGCAGGGCCCTTTGAGCTGAATCAGGTCTCCCCCTCTCAGAGCCTTTCCCCGGCTCCATCGCTGGAATCCTATTCTTCTTCTCCCTGTCCAGCTGTGGCTGGGCTGCCCTGTGAGCATGGCGGGGCCAGCAGTGGGGGCAGCAATGGCTGCAGTGTCGGTGGGGCCAGTGGCCTGGTAGAGGTGGACTACAATATGTTAGCTTTCCAGCCCACCTACCTCCAGGGTAGTGGTGGCCCCAAGGCCCAGAAGGGCACCAAAGTCAGGATGTCTGTCCAGCGGAGGCGGAAAGCCAGCGAGAGGGAGAAGCTCAGGATGAGGACCTTGGCAGATGCCCTGCACACCCTCCGGAATTACCTGCCACCTGTCTACAGCCAGAGAGGCCAGCCTCTCACCAAGATCCAGACACTCAAGTACACCATCAAGTACATCGGGGAACTCACAGACCTCCTCAACCGCGGCAGAGAGCCCAGAGCCCAGAGCGCGTGA